The following are from one region of the Marinomonas sp. CT5 genome:
- a CDS encoding TAXI family TRAP transporter solute-binding subunit: MYNPRKLLKNGLCAVSVVFASSFMASFTHAEQIGMESATPNSLLGMLPQAMAPYWSKQGVDIQLSLNQTLTKSLLKIGQGSLDSAVIPPLAFSAMEKGVGPYARMADKAKALSKNVRGLFTLPGSYYHAITRADSGINTWPDAKGKRVFIGPPAGAANSQIMSLAAAGGLAEGEYEAIKAPWGAAAQSYQDGQFDVFVGTFSLGSQSLAELSLSHDIRLLGIPGDKMVPPKGLGMQPAEIPANTYPGQVNTQSVLTWQTIMMVAVKKDLSDDIAYTLTKQFVEHRLDLANSNPLFNDLLTTDYFVGVNAPLHPGAVKYYREAGITIPEELLPPQS, encoded by the coding sequence ATGTATAACCCTAGAAAACTTCTAAAAAATGGATTGTGTGCTGTTAGTGTCGTATTCGCTAGCTCATTTATGGCTTCATTCACTCATGCTGAGCAAATTGGCATGGAATCAGCTACGCCAAATAGCCTTCTGGGTATGCTACCTCAAGCCATGGCGCCTTATTGGTCTAAACAAGGTGTTGATATTCAATTATCTCTGAATCAGACATTAACTAAATCTCTTTTAAAGATTGGACAGGGGAGTTTGGACTCGGCTGTCATTCCACCTTTGGCTTTTTCTGCGATGGAAAAAGGGGTAGGACCATATGCAAGGATGGCAGATAAAGCGAAGGCTTTGTCTAAGAATGTACGAGGATTATTTACTTTACCAGGTAGTTATTATCATGCCATTACTCGAGCTGATTCGGGTATTAATACTTGGCCTGATGCAAAAGGCAAGCGAGTTTTTATTGGACCGCCAGCAGGTGCCGCTAACTCGCAAATTATGAGTCTTGCTGCGGCAGGTGGGCTTGCTGAAGGTGAATATGAAGCCATTAAAGCGCCTTGGGGAGCGGCTGCGCAAAGTTATCAAGATGGACAGTTTGACGTGTTTGTCGGAACTTTTAGTTTGGGGTCTCAGTCTTTAGCTGAACTTAGTCTCTCCCATGATATACGCCTGCTCGGTATTCCCGGAGACAAAATGGTGCCACCTAAAGGGCTAGGTATGCAGCCAGCAGAAATACCAGCGAATACTTACCCAGGTCAGGTAAACACTCAATCAGTTTTAACTTGGCAAACTATCATGATGGTGGCCGTTAAAAAAGACCTGTCTGATGATATTGCCTATACCTTAACAAAACAGTTTGTTGAGCACCGTTTGGATTTGGCTAATTCAAATCCCCTTTTTAATGATCTCCTAACAACGGATTATTTTGTTGGTGTTAATGCTCCTCTTCATCCGGGAGCGGTAAAGTATTATCGAGAAGCTGGAATCACTATTCCTGAAGAGTTGTTGCCTCCACAGTCTTAA
- a CDS encoding TRAP transporter fused permease subunit → MLFSSRLLLRLVSSVIVILSLMICLYGLANVMPAIGDFRIGPFPLVFFRATFFALCIVTIAFSMMESYLLGKTNILVAAISTAFMFGMLWCCWSFYQVSAALDDGMFLFGSSEMWVAVLASAGALFFCWRIWGIPVALLGVIGILYMATGQYWPGPLQTVSHDVNETLAQNLLYSLDSGILGSTFAIVITTVFPFIILGALLEGVGAGDSMIRIAFHWMRKTAGGPAHAAVLSSALFGTVSGSAVGNVVGTGVITIPMIKRRGFSANFAGAVEASASTGGQIMPPIMGAAALVMADFVGVNYMTVIIAVLVPSIAYYASLFAMIVFESRRLNIKADDEFEGVDKPNKQDYLNLLLIFIPLIIIVALLLYGLSPSGASIAALACLFPLSLINPDIRAKPVKLLNSLSVGGRTFAGLLMAIAAVSIVISALSATGVPVKFSVLLSSIVSNSLLVSLLVAALCCIVLGMGMPTLPAYVTVATIAIPAMEQLGLAPLTAHMFVFFIAVGSAITPPVAIAAFAAASIAKGGPIGTSVQASKVGIMIFVIPFTFAFNPLLLTVADSGVNFELIPWLWLLVKLAVGILLMATALSGFHAHKLRFYEVAARLVAAILLFAPGLIWDQVGISLAIFLWGWHLRHDLKISQRFKGAK, encoded by the coding sequence ATGCTTTTTTCTTCTCGTCTTTTACTCAGATTAGTTTCGTCTGTCATTGTCATATTGAGTTTAATGATATGTTTATATGGCCTTGCGAATGTGATGCCTGCTATTGGTGATTTTCGTATAGGGCCATTTCCTCTGGTGTTTTTTAGAGCCACTTTTTTTGCCTTGTGTATTGTCACCATTGCTTTTTCGATGATGGAAAGCTACCTGCTTGGAAAAACCAATATATTGGTAGCGGCTATCAGTACGGCATTCATGTTCGGCATGTTGTGGTGTTGCTGGTCTTTTTATCAAGTGAGTGCTGCGCTAGATGATGGGATGTTTTTGTTTGGCTCTAGCGAGATGTGGGTGGCGGTTTTAGCGTCAGCTGGTGCTCTGTTTTTCTGTTGGCGAATTTGGGGGATTCCCGTTGCTCTACTTGGGGTAATTGGTATTTTGTATATGGCAACAGGTCAGTATTGGCCTGGTCCCCTACAAACCGTTAGTCATGATGTGAATGAGACACTGGCGCAAAATCTCTTATACAGTTTAGATTCTGGTATTTTAGGCAGTACTTTTGCAATCGTTATTACAACGGTATTTCCCTTCATCATTCTTGGTGCATTATTGGAAGGCGTTGGTGCGGGCGACTCGATGATCCGTATTGCTTTTCATTGGATGAGAAAAACAGCGGGTGGTCCAGCTCATGCGGCGGTGTTGTCTTCTGCCTTGTTTGGAACGGTTTCTGGTAGCGCAGTAGGTAACGTGGTAGGAACCGGGGTGATCACTATTCCCATGATCAAGCGTCGCGGTTTTTCTGCCAATTTCGCTGGAGCCGTTGAAGCTTCTGCTTCTACCGGTGGGCAAATCATGCCACCCATTATGGGCGCGGCAGCGTTGGTGATGGCGGACTTTGTCGGTGTAAATTACATGACGGTCATTATTGCCGTATTAGTGCCGTCCATTGCGTATTACGCCAGTCTATTCGCTATGATTGTGTTTGAATCTCGTCGTTTAAATATCAAAGCTGATGATGAGTTTGAAGGGGTAGATAAGCCAAACAAACAAGATTATTTAAATCTTTTACTGATTTTTATCCCCCTTATTATCATTGTGGCCTTGCTCTTATATGGACTCTCGCCATCAGGCGCTTCCATTGCCGCATTGGCTTGCTTGTTCCCGCTGAGTCTTATCAATCCTGATATTAGAGCTAAGCCAGTTAAGTTGTTAAACAGTCTGTCTGTCGGCGGTAGAACCTTTGCTGGTTTGCTGATGGCGATTGCGGCCGTGAGTATTGTTATTTCCGCTTTGTCAGCCACGGGAGTTCCGGTCAAGTTTAGTGTGTTGCTGTCTAGTATCGTATCAAATTCTTTGTTGGTTTCATTACTGGTTGCCGCCCTTTGTTGCATCGTATTGGGCATGGGGATGCCAACACTGCCAGCCTACGTCACAGTGGCAACCATCGCTATTCCAGCCATGGAGCAGCTTGGGCTGGCACCACTTACAGCGCATATGTTTGTCTTCTTTATCGCTGTTGGCTCGGCCATTACGCCTCCCGTTGCTATCGCCGCTTTCGCGGCAGCCAGCATTGCGAAAGGGGGGCCAATTGGAACTTCTGTTCAGGCGTCTAAAGTCGGCATCATGATTTTTGTCATTCCATTCACCTTTGCTTTTAACCCTTTGTTACTCACGGTTGCGGACTCTGGCGTTAACTTTGAGCTCATTCCCTGGTTGTGGCTATTAGTCAAATTAGCGGTTGGAATTCTTTTGATGGCGACAGCGTTATCTGGTTTTCATGCCCATAAATTACGCTTTTACGAAGTGGCGGCACGGTTGGTTGCGGCGATTCTTTTGTTTGCTCCGGGTCTTATATGGGATCAGGTTGGCATTTCATTAGCCATCTTTTTATGGGGTTGGCATTTAAGACACGATTTAAAAATATCTCAGCGTTTTAAGGGAGCAAAATAA